In Salmo trutta chromosome 28, fSalTru1.1, whole genome shotgun sequence, one DNA window encodes the following:
- the LOC115166467 gene encoding LOW QUALITY PROTEIN: signal transducer and activator of transcription 6 (The sequence of the model RefSeq protein was modified relative to this genomic sequence to represent the inferred CDS: substituted 1 base at 1 genomic stop codon) yields the protein MAQWMQMKQLIAYLAPQTLNRLYPPSFPLRCYLANWIEEQRWYETDEHARIHLFLTVREVLRKEWELLSSALLLKVLEIQNCRQQIHQLQEEHNWKKQNCESMQAKHKRVQLLQEAVSSLEKCQSRLISRIKAWRWEQHQATIGHPCDDNRSPLQTCSLTLNVNKMVDKQPPQVIKTQSKFSTTVRYLLGGKDAPGKPVLIKAQIITEAQARNLRQLGTVPSQNVGELINNTAILEHTSSKSTCATFRNMSIKKIKRADRKVSESVTXEFALFFTTEISITGCDTPYRIQMISAPMMVIVNGSQDNNALATIIWDCTFFEPVTAYLSSSLPLFLTMPQDNLA from the exons ATGGCACAGTGGATGCAGATGAAACAGCTGATCGCCTATCTGGCCCCACAGACCCTCAACCGTCTCTATCCCCCCTCCTTCCCCTTGAGGTGCTACCTGGCCAACTGGATCGAAGAGCAGAGATGGTATGAGACAGACGAGCATGCAAGAATACAT CTGTTTCTGACTGTCAGAGAAGTCCTGAGGAAGGAGTGGGAGCTGCTCAGCAGCGCG CTGCTGCTCAAGGTGCTAGAGATCCAGAACTGCAGACAGCAGATCCACCAGCTGCAGGAGGAGCACAACTGGAAGAAGCAGAACTGTGAGTCCATGCAGG CAAAACAT aagcgaGTTCAGCTGCTCCAGGAGGCAGTGTCTAGTCTGGAGAAGTGTCAGTCTCGTCTGATCAGCAGGATCAAAGCCTGGAGGTGGGAACAGCATCAAGCTACTATAGGACACCCCTGTGATGACAACCGTAGTCCTCTGCAGACATG ctccctcacactcaacgtcaacaaa atggtAGACAAGCAGCCTCCCCAGGTGATTAAGACCCAGTCTAAGTTCTCCACCACGGTGCGCTACCTGCTGGGGGGAAAAGATGCACCCGGGAAACCAGTCCTCATCAAGGCTCAGATCATCACAGAGGCCCAGGCTAGGAACCTCAGACAGCTAGGCACCGTACCCAG TCAGAATGTTGGCGAGTTGATCAATAACACAGCCATTTTGGAACACACCTCCAGTAAGAGCACATGTGCCACCTTCCGGAATATG TCTATAAAGAAGATCAAGAGAGCTGACAGAAAGGTGTCGGAGTCTGTGACATAGGAGTTTGCTCTCTTCTTCACCACAGAAATCAGCATCACTGGCTGTGATACTCCCTACAGAATACAG ATGATCTCTGCTCCCATGATGGTGATAGTTAATGGGAGTCAGGATAACAATGCCCTAGCAACCATCATTTGGGACTGTACTTTCTTTGAACCAGTGACTGCCTATCTCTCAAGCTCATtacctctgtttct GACCATGCCCCAGGacaacctggcctga
- the mipa gene encoding major intrinsic protein of lens fiber a, whose translation MWEFRSMSFWRAVFAEFYGTMFFVFFGLGAAMRWTTGSHNVLHVAFCFGLAAATLIQSIGHISGGHINPAVTFAYLIGSQMSLFRAVFYIVAQCLGALAGAAVLYGVTPNNMRGNLALNMLQPGISLGMATTMEVFLTLQLVVCIFAVTDERRNGRLGSAALAIGFSVLIGHLLGMYYTGTGMNPARSFAPAVLVRKFVNHWVYWVGPMIGGAMGAIIYDFMLFPRMRSLSERMAILKGTRPPEAESQQDARGEPIELKTQAL comes from the exons ATGTGGGAGTTCCGTTCCATGTCGTTCTGGCGGGCGGTGTTCGCTGAGTTCTATGGCACCATGTTCTTTGTGTTCTTCGGTCTGGGGGCGGCTATGCGCTGGACCACCGGGTCCCACAACGTTCTCCACGTGGCTTTCTGCTTCGGCCTGGCCGCTGCCACCCTCATCCAGTCCATCGGTCACATCAGTGGTGGACACATCAACCCGGCTGTCACCTTTGCCTACTTGATTGGCTCCCAGATGTCCCTGTTCCGCGCTGTCTTCTACATCGTGGCCCAGTGTCTGGGGGCGCTGGCTGGGGCCGCTGTGCTCTACGGGGTCACCCCCAACAACATGAGGGGCAACCTGGCACTCAACATG cTGCAGCCAGGTATCAGCCTGGGCATGGCCACCACCATGGAGGTGTTCCTTACCCTGCAGCTGGTTGTCTGCATCTTCGCTGTGACCGACGAGAGGCGTAACGGACGCCTGGGTTCTGCCGCCCTGGCCATCGGCTTCTCTGTCCTCATAGGACATCTGTTGGGG ATGTACTATACTGGTACTGGAATGAACCCTGCCAGGTCCTTCGCCCCCGCTGTGCTGGTCAGAAAATTTGTCAACCACTGG GTGTACTGGGTGGGTCCGATGATTGGCGGTGCTATGGGAGCTATTATCTATGATTTCATGCTGTTCCCCCGCATGCGCAGCCTCTCTGAGAGGATGGCCATCCTGAAGGGTACCAGGCCCCCAGAGGCTGAGAGCCAGCAAGACGCCAGAGGAGAGCCCATCGAGCTCAAGACTCAGGCCCTATAA